One part of the Methanobacterium petrolearium genome encodes these proteins:
- a CDS encoding DUF308 domain-containing protein, which produces MRRLRKMAEGNNVLMGILAIILGILVIAFPLFSVFTVSILAGLAIIFVGIWLLAQSFGTWSASKGASIAYLILGIIGIIVGIGLFGNILAFSAFASFLLYFAGLFMIIAGIMSFFVKEGAYGKGSGAMGIILGILYLILAAYAWDPYYLALLIGIWLIIDGIALFFIKPADIIVNEEN; this is translated from the coding sequence ATGAGGAGGTTAAGAAAAATGGCTGAAGGAAATAATGTATTAATGGGTATATTAGCTATTATTTTAGGTATTTTAGTAATTGCATTCCCTCTGTTCAGTGTGTTTACAGTAAGTATACTGGCTGGGCTGGCAATAATCTTTGTGGGTATTTGGCTCCTGGCACAGAGCTTTGGAACCTGGAGTGCAAGTAAGGGTGCCAGTATTGCCTATCTAATTCTAGGGATTATAGGTATTATTGTAGGAATTGGTTTATTTGGAAATATTCTAGCATTCAGTGCTTTTGCAAGTTTCTTACTATACTTTGCCGGACTTTTCATGATAATCGCAGGTATAATGTCATTCTTTGTTAAAGAAGGAGCATATGGTAAAGGATCAGGTGCTATGGGCATAATATTAGGTATATTATATTTAATACTAGCCGCGTATGCCTGGGACCCTTATTACCTTGCGTTACTTATTGGTATCTGGTTAATAATCGATGGAATAGCATTGTTCTTTATTAAACCAGCAGACATAATTGTAAATGAAGAAAATTAG
- a CDS encoding alkyl/aryl-sulfatase has translation MEKFTKDIKDASEITKKFNEDLKAKLPFDDDVDFKEAQKGFIATDENLVIKVDDSVLWDLKSYEFLKGDWQPTVNPSLWRQAQLNLYSGLYKVQDRIYQIRSYDVSNITVIEGDTGLIVIDPLVSVETAKAAMELYYKNIGKKPVKAVIFTHSHWDHYGGVAGVITQEQVDKGEVEVIAPEGFLMAAVSENIFAGNAMTRRANYMYGITLNESAQEQVDVGLGKNVALGTTSLINPTKTIGKSGEKITVDGVDIRFLMASGTEAPSEFMMYYPQFKVFNVAEVVTHHIHNILTLRGAQVRDAKKWWKAIDNILLTYGDQIETLIAQHHWPKWGNEEIVDMLQKQRNAYKFLHDQSLRLANQGYTPIEISEEMKLPKTLENEWHLRNYYGSFNHNSKAIYQFYLGWYDGNPANLYALPPEKAAKRYVEFMGGFEEVLKKAKKSFDEGDYRWVAEVCKHLVFADPNNKNARYLEADALEQLGYQTESGPWRNNFLVGAAELRGNKVPATTDTTDALISMPTELLLEFLGILIDKDKAEGKEIRLNVNLTDRNEKCSINLVDSVLIYRMNYQDESPDIELNVDVSTLVTLILGQTKLDEVTSDESKVKGNSEDLKEFLDSMVGFDSGFNIVIP, from the coding sequence ATGGAAAAATTTACAAAAGATATTAAGGATGCTTCTGAAATAACCAAAAAATTTAATGAAGATTTGAAAGCAAAACTACCTTTTGATGATGATGTAGATTTTAAAGAGGCTCAAAAGGGATTTATCGCAACTGATGAAAATCTAGTTATCAAAGTTGACGATTCCGTTTTATGGGATTTAAAAAGTTATGAATTTTTGAAAGGAGATTGGCAACCTACAGTTAATCCTAGTTTGTGGAGACAGGCACAACTTAATTTATACAGTGGTTTATACAAAGTCCAGGATAGAATTTACCAAATACGATCTTATGATGTGTCAAATATCACTGTTATTGAGGGAGATACTGGATTAATAGTCATTGATCCTTTAGTTTCCGTTGAAACTGCAAAGGCTGCAATGGAACTATATTATAAAAATATAGGTAAAAAACCTGTGAAAGCAGTTATTTTCACTCACAGTCATTGGGACCATTATGGTGGAGTGGCAGGTGTTATAACCCAAGAACAAGTAGATAAAGGAGAAGTTGAGGTGATAGCTCCTGAAGGTTTCCTGATGGCAGCAGTAAGTGAAAATATATTTGCAGGAAATGCAATGACCAGACGAGCAAACTACATGTATGGGATCACACTGAATGAATCTGCTCAAGAACAGGTAGATGTGGGTCTGGGAAAAAATGTTGCTCTAGGAACCACATCGTTAATCAATCCAACGAAAACTATTGGTAAAAGTGGAGAAAAGATCACTGTCGATGGGGTGGATATTAGATTTTTAATGGCCAGTGGAACAGAAGCCCCTTCAGAATTTATGATGTACTATCCACAGTTTAAAGTGTTCAATGTAGCTGAAGTGGTAACTCATCACATCCACAACATCCTTACCTTAAGAGGTGCTCAGGTAAGAGATGCAAAGAAATGGTGGAAAGCCATTGATAATATTCTACTTACTTATGGTGACCAAATAGAGACTCTTATAGCACAACATCACTGGCCTAAATGGGGAAATGAAGAAATCGTTGACATGCTACAAAAGCAGAGAAATGCCTACAAATTTTTGCACGATCAATCCCTGAGATTAGCTAATCAGGGATACACACCTATTGAAATATCAGAAGAAATGAAACTTCCCAAAACATTAGAAAATGAATGGCACCTGAGAAACTATTATGGTAGTTTTAATCACAACTCCAAAGCCATCTACCAATTCTATCTGGGATGGTACGATGGAAATCCTGCAAACTTATATGCTCTTCCACCAGAAAAAGCTGCTAAAAGATATGTGGAATTTATGGGCGGATTCGAAGAAGTTTTAAAGAAAGCCAAAAAATCTTTTGATGAAGGAGATTACAGATGGGTGGCTGAAGTATGCAAACACCTGGTATTTGCAGATCCAAACAACAAAAATGCAAGGTATCTGGAAGCAGATGCACTGGAACAATTAGGATACCAAACTGAAAGTGGACCTTGGAGAAACAATTTCCTGGTGGGTGCCGCCGAATTACGGGGGAACAAAGTTCCAGCAACAACAGATACAACAGATGCGCTGATCAGTATGCCTACCGAGTTGTTGTTAGAATTTTTAGGTATTTTAATTGATAAAGATAAAGCAGAAGGAAAAGAAATCCGATTAAATGTAAATTTAACTGATAGAAATGAAAAATGTTCTATAAACTTGGTAGATTCTGTTTTAATATACCGGATGAACTATCAGGATGAATCTCCAGACATAGAATTAAACGTGGATGTCTCCACCTTGGTAACCCTGATTCTGGGTCAAACCAAGCTGGATGAAGTTACCAGTGATGAATCAAAAGTTAAAGGTAACTCTGAGGATTTGAAAGAATTTTTAGATTCCATGGTAGGTTTCGATTCTGGTTTCAACATAGTTATACCATAA
- a CDS encoding STAS/SEC14 domain-containing protein, producing the protein MIEKMEKSQGKVLGFRLIGDVSKSDYDVLVPDVQNVIDQEGSAALLLDLKEFKWEKVEAWGDDLNFGRKYHEKIDKLAIVGDKRWEELLTVFGKAYAQESKYFHTADIDEAWKWLQE; encoded by the coding sequence ATGATTGAAAAAATGGAAAAAAGTCAGGGGAAAGTTCTGGGTTTCAGGTTAATTGGTGATGTATCCAAATCAGATTATGATGTTTTGGTACCAGATGTGCAAAATGTGATAGACCAGGAAGGATCAGCTGCACTGCTACTGGATTTGAAAGAATTTAAGTGGGAAAAAGTAGAAGCATGGGGTGATGATCTAAATTTCGGCCGGAAATATCACGAAAAAATAGATAAATTAGCCATTGTTGGTGATAAACGCTGGGAAGAACTGTTAACTGTATTTGGTAAAGCATACGCCCAAGAAAGTAAATATTTCCACACCGCAGATATAGATGAAGCCTGGAAATGGCTGCAGGAATAA
- a CDS encoding glutamate decarboxylase, whose product MLSNKKNLDKMKKEDKETTIYGSRYFAKGISKYVMPDEGMPARAAYQLIHDEMNLDGNPALNLASFVTTWMEPEAEQLINESLDKNFVDNDEYPQTEVIQSRIINMLARLFNAPEDCESVGTGTIGSSEAIMLALLAHKWTWKKRRQAEGKPYDKPNIVMGADVHTVWEKFALYFDVELKLIPLKEDIYVISAEDVAAEVDENTIAVGAVVGTTFTGQMDPVKEINDALLKIKEEKGWDIPMHVDGASGGFIVPFLYPDMEWDFRLEQVRSINVSGHKYGLVYPGIGWLVFKDKTDIPEELVFDINYLGGSMPNYSLNFSKGSSTIIAQYYNFIRLGYDGYKSIMENMSENAKYLSKKLKETGKFEIINKNTTFPLVALTLKNSNFTTYQLSDKLRERGWIIPAYTLPPNAEDVTVLRMVIKETFSRDMVNMLFDDIMNVCEKLEESFEEEHRKEDHSLLY is encoded by the coding sequence ATGCTGTCAAACAAAAAAAACTTAGATAAAATGAAGAAAGAAGATAAGGAAACAACAATATATGGAAGCCGATATTTTGCAAAAGGCATTTCAAAATATGTAATGCCTGATGAAGGAATGCCAGCTAGGGCAGCATATCAGCTTATTCATGATGAAATGAATCTTGATGGGAATCCTGCCTTGAATTTAGCAAGTTTTGTAACCACATGGATGGAACCAGAAGCAGAACAGCTTATCAATGAAAGTCTGGATAAAAACTTTGTGGATAATGATGAATACCCTCAAACAGAGGTAATTCAATCAAGAATTATTAATATGTTGGCCAGATTATTCAACGCTCCTGAGGATTGTGAATCTGTTGGAACAGGAACTATTGGTTCTTCTGAAGCCATAATGTTAGCGTTATTAGCTCATAAATGGACTTGGAAAAAGCGTAGACAGGCCGAAGGTAAACCTTATGATAAACCAAACATTGTTATGGGTGCAGATGTTCATACAGTTTGGGAAAAGTTTGCTTTATATTTCGATGTTGAACTAAAACTTATACCTCTAAAAGAGGACATCTATGTAATATCCGCTGAAGATGTTGCTGCTGAAGTAGATGAAAACACCATAGCAGTAGGAGCAGTAGTAGGAACCACATTCACTGGTCAAATGGATCCTGTAAAAGAAATTAACGATGCTTTACTTAAAATTAAGGAAGAAAAAGGATGGGACATTCCTATGCATGTTGATGGTGCAAGTGGGGGTTTTATAGTTCCTTTCTTATATCCTGACATGGAATGGGATTTTAGACTGGAACAAGTAAGGTCCATAAATGTTTCAGGCCACAAATATGGCCTTGTTTATCCTGGAATTGGATGGTTAGTATTCAAAGATAAAACTGACATTCCAGAAGAATTGGTATTTGATATAAACTATCTGGGTGGATCAATGCCCAATTATTCTTTAAACTTTTCGAAAGGTAGTAGCACCATAATAGCCCAATATTATAATTTTATTCGTCTTGGATATGATGGATATAAGAGTATAATGGAAAATATGTCAGAAAACGCTAAATATCTATCAAAAAAACTTAAGGAAACAGGTAAATTTGAAATCATAAACAAGAACACAACGTTTCCATTGGTTGCCCTTACTTTAAAAAACTCAAACTTCACCACTTACCAGCTTTCAGATAAACTTAGAGAAAGAGGATGGATAATACCTGCTTACACACTTCCGCCAAATGCAGAAGACGTCACTGTTTTAAGAATGGTTATCAAAGAGACATTTAGTAGAGATATGGTCAACATGCTTTTTGATGATATAATGAATGTCTGTGAAAAACTGGAAGAGTCATTTGAAGAAGAACACAGGAAAGAGGATCACTCTCTATTATATTAA
- a CDS encoding beta strand repeat-containing protein: MSAVSAVDVYVNTTGNDTSGTGSVDNPYLTIQKGIDSVNPNGTIYIADGIYKDTGNTNLTINKNMTLIGQSQTGTIIDGQGQGSIFTINQGITIILKELTLTNASTTKKGGAINNNGTLTVYNCNFNKDVATIFGGAIYNNGTLTVSDCNFTQNTAIGGGAIHNDGILKVINSTFNNNTVPSGVGGAIANYGNLNMTGCSFDNNFAWFYGGAIYNSKNLNMTNCTFKNNTAEEGGAIYNYATGILNINETSFNNNSLDYSNGGAIYNSGTLAIINGKLTSNTAKIDGGAIYNSGTVTITGSTLTGNTATEDGGGAIYNSGTVDISSSTFTSNTASKGGSIYNKEGRLTINNSTIEYSTATATSKTVDVYASGAGIFNDINGNLTIDNCIIQNNNATASGEGVNVRSFGGGICNGGNLFINNCIIQNNNAIATAASQLDIVSAEGGGIYNDNILIITNSTIQSNTITATADADVIIYGAGIFNSEDGNVYIDKSTIQYNNAITTTDASVGVYGGGILNNGNLYINDSSIQYNTVAATTQSINRIGGGAISNSYIGNVYIDKSTIQYNSVKATGGDIFAVGGAIYNENVLIISNSTLQYNNVTATGGSEYSDICGGGVCNFGDMIANFNRIINNSPNSIHNDAESVPDLQYNWWGSNDPVWSDIIYGCSPPDNWVILSVNASPTNINNTKTSTIMADFNHINGGGILTGGHIPDGPITLEVPWGSLVDAISGTGNLPLLRSIGSVSPVSDSTVITHSITLNTINGVIAATFYANEGVVNPLSNPVKVTATADNYTTNNTESAYITLNKASDLYIKITSNNNNPKLGETFQITYKLGNKGPDAANNVTITIPLPEGFEYTHISGDGDWTYNADTNTITWTITKVEVGDPYLYVSGYVIRPGVYVFSSSISSDTYNINSQGVTPITINAVSEVKAASKTIPMQNTGLPISGLILAILAVLGGLATSKIK, from the coding sequence TTGAGTGCTGTTTCTGCAGTAGATGTTTATGTTAATACCACTGGAAATGACACAAGCGGTACGGGTTCTGTTGATAATCCTTACCTTACTATACAAAAAGGAATAGACAGTGTAAATCCAAATGGGACAATATACATTGCTGATGGGATTTACAAAGACACTGGAAACACTAACTTAACAATAAACAAAAACATGACCCTTATCGGCCAAAGTCAGACAGGCACCATAATTGATGGTCAAGGACAGGGATCAATATTCACAATCAACCAGGGAATAACCATTATATTAAAGGAATTGACATTAACCAACGCCAGTACCACTAAGAAGGGTGGGGCTATTAACAATAACGGAACTTTAACAGTGTATAATTGTAACTTTAACAAGGATGTTGCGACTATCTTTGGAGGAGCAATCTACAATAATGGCACCCTAACAGTATCTGACTGTAACTTTACACAGAACACTGCAATTGGGGGTGGGGCCATCCATAACGATGGAATATTGAAAGTGATTAACAGCACCTTCAATAACAATACAGTGCCTAGTGGTGTTGGTGGTGCTATCGCTAATTATGGAAATTTAAACATGACTGGTTGTTCTTTTGATAATAACTTCGCATGGTTTTACGGTGGAGCTATTTACAACTCTAAAAACTTAAACATGACCAACTGTACATTCAAAAATAACACCGCTGAAGAGGGAGGAGCTATTTATAATTATGCAACAGGTATATTAAACATAAACGAAACATCATTCAATAATAACTCTTTAGATTATTCAAACGGTGGAGCAATCTATAATAGTGGAACACTGGCCATAATTAACGGTAAACTTACAAGTAACACGGCAAAAATCGATGGGGGAGCTATTTACAATAGTGGAACAGTAACCATCACAGGGTCCACGCTCACAGGTAACACCGCAACCGAAGATGGTGGTGGTGCTATCTATAACAGTGGGACAGTAGACATATCTAGCAGCACATTCACCAGCAACACTGCAAGTAAGGGAGGATCCATCTACAACAAGGAAGGCAGATTAACCATAAATAACAGCACCATAGAATATAGCACCGCGACAGCCACAAGTAAAACTGTAGATGTATATGCTAGTGGTGCAGGAATCTTCAATGATATTAATGGTAATTTAACAATTGATAACTGTATCATCCAAAATAACAATGCCACAGCCTCAGGTGAAGGTGTAAACGTGCGTTCTTTTGGTGGAGGGATATGCAATGGCGGAAATCTCTTTATCAATAATTGTATCATTCAAAATAACAATGCCATAGCCACAGCCGCCTCACAACTCGATATTGTATCTGCTGAAGGTGGAGGAATCTACAATGATAATATTCTCATCATTACTAACAGTACCATTCAAAGCAACACCATCACAGCCACGGCTGATGCGGACGTGATTATTTATGGGGCCGGAATCTTCAATTCTGAAGATGGAAATGTGTATATTGACAAAAGCACCATCCAATACAATAACGCCATCACAACTACAGATGCAAGTGTAGGTGTTTACGGTGGAGGAATACTCAATAATGGAAATCTGTATATTAATGACAGTTCTATCCAATACAACACAGTTGCGGCTACTACTCAGAGTATAAATCGCATTGGCGGTGGAGCTATATCTAATTCATACATTGGAAATGTGTATATTGACAAAAGCACCATCCAATACAATTCGGTTAAAGCCACAGGTGGAGATATTTTTGCCGTTGGTGGAGCAATCTACAACGAGAATGTTCTAATTATCAGTAACAGCACCCTTCAATACAACAATGTCACAGCCACTGGTGGAAGTGAATATTCAGATATTTGTGGCGGAGGAGTATGCAATTTTGGTGATATGATTGCAAATTTCAACCGGATTATAAATAATTCCCCAAATTCAATACATAATGATGCAGAATCTGTCCCAGATCTTCAATATAATTGGTGGGGTTCAAACGACCCTGTTTGGAGTGATATTATATATGGATGCAGTCCTCCTGACAATTGGGTTATTTTGAGCGTTAATGCAAGCCCTACAAATATCAATAACACCAAAACGTCAACTATAATGGCAGATTTCAACCATATTAACGGTGGTGGTATTTTAACTGGTGGACATATTCCTGATGGACCTATAACTTTGGAAGTACCATGGGGAAGCTTAGTTGACGCCATATCTGGAACCGGAAATTTGCCTTTATTGAGAAGTATAGGATCAGTATCTCCCGTGAGCGACTCTACTGTAATAACTCATTCAATCACATTAAACACTATAAATGGCGTTATTGCAGCTACATTCTATGCTAATGAAGGAGTAGTAAACCCCTTATCTAACCCTGTAAAAGTTACTGCAACTGCTGATAACTACACTACAAACAACACAGAATCTGCTTATATCACCCTCAACAAAGCATCAGACCTATATATCAAAATAACAAGCAATAATAACAACCCTAAACTAGGAGAAACATTCCAAATTACCTACAAGCTCGGAAACAAAGGTCCAGATGCAGCAAACAATGTAACAATAACAATACCCCTACCAGAAGGCTTTGAATACACCCATATTAGTGGTGATGGAGATTGGACTTACAATGCAGACACTAATACAATAACATGGACTATAACAAAGGTAGAAGTTGGTGATCCTTATCTGTATGTTTCAGGTTATGTAATTAGGCCGGGAGTTTATGTATTTAGTTCTTCAATCTCTTCAGATACTTACAATATCAACAGTCAAGGTGTAACTCCAATCACAATCAATGCAGTGAGTGAAGTGAAAGCAGCAAGTAAAACAATACCCATGCAAAATACAGGATTACCCATATCTGGACTAATACTTGCAATTCTAGCAGTTCTTGGTGGCTTAGCAACCTCAAAAATAAAATAA
- a CDS encoding bile acid:sodium symporter family protein, whose protein sequence is MVALVEFTDFLGSIGVLALFIFIISSMISMGLNYSLKSIISPLKDFKMDLLSIVANFVIIPLITITIVYLFPLGTGLSTGLILIGCAAGAPFLPKLAQIGKGNVPYSIGLMVLLMLITIGFLPLVLPFVLPGVTVNPLDIAKPLVILMLCPMIISMLFRYRYEDISKEIEPFFSKTSSLALFVLVISFFVVYFNQIMGIIGSTAIIASVIIFLTAFVVGYLLGGKDKNTKFTLGVGTSQRNLAAAFTIATTNFNNPEVLTMVIVFGLMALLIIMPLAAETGKKRR, encoded by the coding sequence ATGGTGGCATTAGTAGAGTTCACAGATTTTTTAGGTAGTATTGGTGTCTTGGCCCTTTTTATATTCATTATTTCCAGTATGATCTCCATGGGCCTAAATTATTCACTGAAAAGCATTATATCCCCTTTAAAAGATTTTAAAATGGATTTACTGTCTATCGTTGCTAACTTCGTTATTATTCCATTGATCACCATAACCATTGTGTATTTATTCCCCCTTGGCACTGGATTATCCACAGGATTAATTCTCATTGGATGTGCTGCAGGAGCTCCTTTCCTTCCAAAATTAGCGCAAATAGGGAAAGGAAATGTGCCTTACTCCATAGGTCTGATGGTGCTGCTAATGTTAATTACAATAGGGTTCCTGCCACTAGTATTGCCCTTTGTGCTCCCTGGAGTTACTGTCAATCCTTTAGACATAGCCAAGCCCCTGGTTATTTTAATGTTATGTCCAATGATAATTTCCATGTTGTTTAGATATCGATATGAAGATATATCCAAAGAAATTGAACCATTTTTTTCAAAAACATCCAGTCTGGCTCTTTTCGTTTTAGTTATTTCATTTTTTGTGGTGTACTTCAATCAAATAATGGGAATTATTGGTTCAACAGCCATAATTGCTTCTGTAATTATATTTTTAACCGCTTTTGTAGTTGGCTATTTACTGGGAGGAAAAGATAAAAACACTAAATTCACTTTAGGGGTTGGAACTTCACAAAGAAATCTTGCTGCTGCTTTTACAATAGCTACAACAAATTTTAACAATCCTGAAGTATTAACCATGGTAATAGTCTTTGGTTTAATGGCACTCTTAATAATAATGCCTTTAGCAGCCGAAACCGGGAAAAAAAGAAGGTGA
- a CDS encoding SulP family inorganic anion transporter: MKYNFKNVTSLLPILKWGTKYDRNWLKPDIIAGITLGAFTIPEAIAYASLVGLPPETGLYAAMIGLGVYLLFGTSKQLSMGPTSDVAILVGSTIGGLALSSFTEYAALAAVTAILTGVIALIARILKMGFLVKVISKPVLKGFLAGVGFYIAVSQLPKLFGIHGASGGFFDRIFFIVSNFYQFNLPSFLIGMGGIIFLLIIRYRFKKVPGALLLIVFSIILMSVTNLTDMGVTVLGQISAQLPTFGVPNIATDISTVIPLAFACFLITYVEGMGLARMFSVKHHDPIDPDQELVALGTCNIAAGLSQGFPIGASMSRSLENDESGAKTPFAGAISALIILIVILYLSGWLFNLPQPILASIVLVAIIGLVDYKDLLRIYRLNKREFYIAIITFLSVLTLGILQGILIGIIIAFIDLLERIYNPKIVVLGRIPHSEKFSDLERHPENKQIPGILVVRVDGYHIFASAENIKESIMSLIENQDSKVDLLILDFKSSPIIDVTGADMLKELCEEIISEGIEVKIAHASGQVRDFIRNAGFENYFEHLKPNTHIHEIIEEFKNKNNR; this comes from the coding sequence TTGAAATATAATTTCAAAAATGTCACGTCTTTATTACCCATACTTAAATGGGGGACTAAATATGATAGAAACTGGTTAAAACCAGATATTATAGCAGGAATCACGTTAGGTGCATTTACCATTCCTGAAGCAATTGCATATGCTTCTTTAGTGGGTTTACCCCCAGAAACAGGTTTATATGCAGCCATGATAGGATTGGGAGTTTATTTATTATTCGGGACGTCTAAACAGCTTTCTATGGGACCCACTTCAGATGTGGCTATTTTGGTGGGGTCAACAATTGGTGGTCTTGCACTTTCCAGTTTTACAGAATATGCTGCTCTGGCTGCAGTAACTGCTATTTTAACTGGAGTAATAGCTTTAATTGCCCGGATTTTGAAAATGGGTTTCTTAGTGAAGGTAATTTCTAAACCTGTTTTGAAGGGTTTTCTTGCAGGTGTTGGTTTTTATATAGCTGTCAGTCAGTTACCCAAATTATTTGGCATCCATGGAGCAAGTGGAGGGTTTTTTGATCGCATATTTTTTATTGTTTCCAATTTTTATCAGTTTAATCTTCCCTCATTTCTAATTGGCATGGGAGGAATAATATTCCTCTTAATTATTCGTTACCGATTTAAAAAAGTGCCGGGAGCTCTACTTTTAATAGTTTTCTCCATTATTTTAATGTCAGTCACTAATTTGACTGATATGGGTGTGACTGTACTGGGACAGATATCAGCCCAGTTGCCTACCTTTGGTGTTCCCAATATTGCTACTGATATTTCTACAGTTATCCCCCTTGCTTTTGCCTGTTTTTTGATAACCTATGTGGAAGGTATGGGCCTTGCTAGAATGTTTTCGGTTAAGCATCACGATCCTATAGATCCTGATCAGGAGCTGGTGGCCCTGGGAACATGTAATATTGCGGCAGGATTAAGTCAAGGATTTCCTATAGGGGCTAGTATGTCCAGAAGCCTGGAAAATGATGAAAGTGGTGCAAAAACACCATTTGCAGGAGCTATCAGTGCATTAATAATACTCATCGTCATATTATATCTTTCCGGATGGTTATTCAATCTTCCCCAACCCATCCTGGCATCCATAGTGCTGGTGGCAATTATTGGCCTTGTGGATTATAAAGATCTACTTCGAATATACAGACTAAACAAAAGAGAATTTTATATAGCCATAATTACATTTTTGAGTGTTTTAACATTGGGGATCCTTCAAGGAATCCTGATCGGAATTATAATTGCATTCATAGATTTATTAGAACGTATTTATAATCCAAAAATAGTTGTTTTAGGACGTATCCCCCATTCTGAAAAGTTTAGTGATCTAGAACGTCACCCTGAAAATAAACAAATACCAGGTATTTTGGTGGTTAGAGTAGATGGATATCACATATTCGCCAGTGCAGAAAACATTAAAGAATCTATAATGAGTTTGATTGAAAATCAGGATAGTAAAGTGGATCTTCTCATACTGGATTTCAAATCATCACCAATAATAGATGTTACTGGTGCTGACATGCTAAAAGAACTGTGCGAAGAAATTATAAGTGAGGGTATTGAAGTTAAAATCGCCCATGCTTCAGGACAGGTGAGGGATTTCATTCGCAATGCTGGTTTTGAAAATTATTTCGAGCATTTAAAGCCTAATACTCATATCCATGAAATAATAGAGGAATTTAAAAATAAAAATAATCGTTAA